The genome window ACAATTTTTTAACCAACTGCAAATGCTTAGACATGTTGCTTGTgacacacaaaaatactatggatcagagccccgaaatcatgaatagtttgtgaatcaacagcggacttatgcgtgcctaatgtacgactccgatatacaagaatgaatacatcaGGCATGCGCGAGTTCGTTACTGTTACTGTTACTCAGGTCGTCTGGGCGCGGGACTAAAAAATCCATCCCTTGCAGGTCTCTAaaatgaagtttgcgtgcagcggtagctttGTCTTAAAGCGTAGCCACGCTTTTTAGCGCTTGCCGTGATCCGTCTtgtagactgatgtttacattaccacataAGGCCCTGGCAGATTGCCAAATGAAAAACTGCACCCAGGAATCGATACAAGgatttaaaatttacattttatatcaagTATTTGATTCTTtatcttaaaggaaccgtatgtaggattgtggccaaaactggtactgcaatcactttcaaaatactgtagaacggtgaatcccctcccgctcccccctgactcgaggttgccaggtttcttctgttaattatgtttatgcttcacaagagatgttttgcgaagtaattatgtatcgcaaaaatttacagatggcgattagccaaatattttgtAAAGGTGTACTGTAaaaccacatttcagtcggaacatagattgttttcataccctgctagtggtgcgatataaagctttttatgaacgcatttagcacggccgactgtggaaaatccactgtgaacggaagcaaagttagccaaacatagatgaatcttacctgtccaggagaacattagcaacgttggcgtctgtttTCAAACTCTTCTCCGTTTTCAgtcgtctccatctttcaaaggcatctcctataccaatccttgttttatttcggacttcgtcacaacgtatttcggattcataacgaggtcttttaggtttggtaacgttatacatgttttatccgacacgttcgtagctgcagctgtaactagagcagagctggcaacccggatcacgaaactctactgacttcgtgattggtcgatagctggagggtggagcctcagaccaaaacacaacatgacaacaataacatcagttgagggctgcaactctcacttttaaatgataatatcctggccggaccactgttgtcagtgatataagtatttgtaattaacatgatttcttattgtctagtgacatgtcagggccattttatcattaactgacataaatttcttacatacggttcctttaagtatccgattccagaatcaaaatcgattttcgattcccaaccctagtcGGGACTTCGCAGGGGGTTAGTGAAAAATTTGACTTGGATCGGAAATTTGCGTGAATTATTTTATTGTGAATTAttcgattcagattgggacttctgaGCACATATCCAGATCATCATTTAATTCATATCAAGATTTCTAATTGTGAATGacgaatcatttgttttagattggAAATTTGCGAATCATGAATcgtttaattcagatcaggacttaaaATTGtgtatcgtaaatcatttgatttaaatcagaacttTGCATaccacgaatcatttgatttagatcaataCTTAAAAtagtgtattgtgaatcatttgattcagatcaggactttggagtgggttcacaaatcatttgacttagattggaaGTTTGCgaaatcatgaatcatttgatttaaatccgGACTTAAAATCGtttatcgtgaatcatttgatttaaattggaaatttgcgtatcacaaatcatttgattcagatcaggacttaaaATTGTGATGGGGGAgcaagttcgcaaatcatttgactttgaTCGAAAATTTGAGTAGTGTGACTCGTTTGATTAAGAtgggaacttcagagcaggtttttGAATCATTCTGTGAACTGTgctccaagtcctgatctgaaatgatgattTGCAAATCATTACGCAAATCGGGCTcaagcgggttcacaaatcttttgcttcgATTGGAACCTAGGAGCATGGATTGGGATTAATTTGTCTCAGATTGGAAGTTcagtgtgggtttgcaaatcctttcaattcgggacttcagagcgtgcATCACAAATTTATTTTAGGATCAGGATTTTGGAGCGGTTTCATGAATCTTCTTTTTCTTAAACAGTGGAAAACGTCAAACCGTATGTGAGATCTCTAATTGAAGTTATTGAAAATGTCCTGGAAAAATCAAAAAAGCAgtgtttaaaggttgtatcagcgatttctatcctaaaacataaagtgtcaatttcagctgacctttcatcacgatccgctcgctgcctgccccataaattgtctgtgaaaaaaacgcgtctctctggtcagcctagggtccgagatatgccaaaaaaacaatctgcactaccaacctttccacagataaccaaacagtgttccaaccaatcagcgtcaggggtttggtgttgtggactttcgctccgcctccctcacatccctgcaccagtaggaaagtccacaacaccaaacccctgacgctgattggttggaacactgtttgtttatctgtggaaaggttggtagcaccgattgtttttttggcatatctcggaccctaggctgaccagagagacgctgttttttcacagacaatttatggggcaggcagcgagcggatcgtgatgaaaggtcagctgaaattgacactttgtgtttcaggctagaaatcgctgatacaacctttaaaaggTCCATGAAGGTCAAACCTCTTATTAATTTAACAATGtttacatttgtgcttttttcttgCAGATCTACTCCTCCTTTTCCACATAGTTTGGTGTAAATGCATTTCCCAAAATAGTAATGGAATCATTCCCCTCATCCTGCAAATGAACAGGACCATTTGGATTCAAGCAAACTAGTATTAATTCAGATGTAATAAATACATACGTGACATACTGTACTACTGCAAGAATGGAGAGAATATATGAGTGATCCAGAATCATGAAAGAGGAAAATCTGGAAAAGTCAACAGGAACATCCGGGATATATTTTAGACTGAAAAGCAAGCAAATAATGGGAGGCAAGAATTCATTCACATGTCCTCACTGCGGAAGGAGTTTTGCGCGCAAAGTGCGTCTTGAAGATCACATAAGgactcacaccggagagaagccgttcatCTGCTCACAGTGTGGGAAGTGTTTCAGACAGAAGGGAAACCTCATGGGTCACATGAGAATCCATTCGGAAACGACTCCGTTCCCCTGTCCTCACTGCGGCAAGACCTTCACACAGAAGAGGAGTCTGAAAGATCACCTGCGGATCCACTCCGGAAAGAGTCCGTACAGCTGCCATCAGTGCAACAAGAGCTTTATTCAGAAAGGAACCCTTAAAGCTCACATGcggattcacaccggagagagacCGTACGCGTGTCGGGAGTGCGGGATGGCGTTCACACAACCTGGTAACCTCAAAAGACACGAGAGTATCCATTCAGAAGAAGAGCTGCACCAGTGTTCTCAGTGCGGAAAGACTTTCAACCAGGCAGTGAAACTCAAAAACCACCTGCGCTCTCACACCGGAGAACGGCCGTTCAGCTGCCAACACTGCACCCAGAAGTTTTTTTTGCCGTCACACCTGAAAAAGCACTTAAAAACCCACGCGAACGAGAGGCCTTACTCGTGCACCTTTTGCGGGAAGAGTTTTTTATGGCTGGACTATTTTAAAGAGCACCAGAAAATACACACAGGAGTGAAGGATCACGTGTGTCCTGAGTGCGGCAAGGCTTTTATTCGATCCGGCGATTTGGAACGACACCATCGAATCCATACCGGAGAGAAACCCTACAAGTGCTCGCATTGCGAAAGGAGCTTCACTCAACCGGGAACGCTGAAGAAACACGAGCGACtgcacaccggagagaagccgtacCCCTGCGCTTCATGTTTGAAGTGTTTCAGCACGTCAAAAAACCTGCAGATTCACACAAACAAGCACTGTCCGAATCCATTAACAAAAGACTAAAAAACTGATTTCACACGAGATTCTGAAATAATGTGAATCTCGTGTAACAAAGACACAAAGTTTGTCACAGAAAACCTAGTTTGTTAGTGTAAAATGCCACAAGTTgtttatacagtcaaaccaaaaattattcaaaccccagatataattgatttttttactagtgggtgcaggactgTATGGCTTGGTtttacagacagggcttagactaaaccaggattgggccatagttcaattaggacatcgggggtcattggatgcaaaactcacttttccatgttgtttgaacattaatgtgttgtcagtttgtgaacacaaccatcctacaatgataatccacccagtggtatttttttaatctttaaaagtaacatcccctttttaaaatcaggtcattctcagcttcttgtgggtgtgacgacacacagacagaggcccctcccacgacagttgattgacatgagcgtcttaccttagccccgccctcaccgagctgaaacagtccgactccgatcgccattgtgtgactcacacaaaattaaatgaaaattaaatggtaaattttggtttgactgtaggtgCTTGTCTTTTTATGTGGAGGAGGTGAAATCATATTGAATGAAATACATTGAATAGACATTTTCTGCATTTGGCTCTCACTAAATGTGATTGTAATTAAATGCTGACAGACAGTGATCCAGTGTCAATTCTATGCTTTTTCATTGTCATCATTCAGCTGTTGCCCTGTAAATAACACACtgcaaaatgcttttcttacgtcttctttccagccaaaatatcgaaagattcttaaatcgaggattttcttgttttcaggaagaaaaaaaaaaagtcaaaattatgttttcgcttagagcaagcaaaataatctgccaaatggGGTGAGAAAAACAATCTCATTTGAAACAGAAAACAGGAttcttttgcttgtttcaagcaaaaatgcacttaattttgacttgttttttcttcttgatttaagaatttttagatattttggctgcaaacaagacaaaaaaaatctaagtaagaaaagcattttttgcggtGCGTAGACGGCACTTTAACAAATTTAActcttgtttttctttgttttgctctTGCATTATAAGGATGACAGCAGACACTGCTCTCCTGCAATTTACACGACCTATTAAATGAATGTTTCATTATTAATTATTCGAGTTATTTGAAGTGATTAACCTAGAATGTGGTCTTTTCTTTGCATGTAGGCATTATTAGTCCCCCCTTTACTGAGGAATTGTAATGAGCATAAATACAAGATATGCTGGACCACGAAACAAGTCATACGGGCCATTAGAGATTTGAATAacctttccattggtgtatggtttgttaggatatgacactATTTGGCAGAGATATTCAGTTCACATAATTAAATTGAGCAAACTGAAAATGTTTAGTGCAGCAAGAGAATATATAAAATTGAGTTTTGACCTCCAAAATCCTTTACAGTGAAGGGTATCCTTGCATGTTTTCTAGCTGTCTGAGGTCTTAATGCCTTTATATACTTAGTCGTTTTGAACTAAATCTGACTGAAACAAAGTTTATTTTTGAACCAACATTGGTccattattactttttttgtgggaaaaagtcatttaaagaactttaaggggagacactgcagtcGAAAACacctttttcatgcacctgtcaagtttgagattttgggctttttggtttttcagtgttttttcagactagtggaatgaaaacatccaaaagacactcttaagtatttcttttatagcactttatctatttttgtcaatagatttcaattacaatccatatttttaaaggccattttctcaaaatgagttttttctcctacactgaaccataaatctccacttcaggagcacttacacaccacactttacatttttattcctgtctatatcctgaaggcttttacagatggatctgttcatatataatttgcttgattttatacaatttatttccccaaaattgtagaaaaaaaaaatcgttttctGTCTTAAGTTTtatctgaattatggagtgacaaaattagatacccaaaatcccctctgtaaaaacatttgactctaatatgtcaaaaaaaattaaacaagaattttgaaactgacttcatccagtgtttagatttttgaacTAGAATtctatgcaaattagcacacatttcattaaataatggcgcgtttgcatatttaaacatagcattttagaaaacttgtaatacaaaaaatgttgcaattatcaatgtaatcaatcaacttggtaaataaggtgataactattagttaattgaCATATTGCTATTTTAccatattcacctgcagtgtcttgccttaaggcttaaaaaaaggtaaaagaaaaacaaaatgaaggggtgtgaatactttcgcaagccACTGTATTGTTTTATCAAATTTCAATGAGCACTGAAATCATGCAGCGTGTGATTTGGACGTCTTTAATTGGACAATAAATGATGCACTTTGTTACATTATTTTACTTGTCCCGTCCTCAGGCACACAAAATACTTTAGTATTATAGAAGTTTTCATAATTCTCAGACACAACGCTAATATAAAGTTAGATACATTATGTACACATCCTTATAGCTTGATAGTCTCTCAAACTTGATGAAAGTATCTTTCTGCAACAGGTTTTACATTGTCTACAAATGAAAAATGCCACCATTCtttacttaataaataaataacgcaGCTTGATTTCATCCCGCACAGTTTGATCCACACTGGAATGTCAAAACATTTCTCACATATATAGACATCACAGACTGTCATCCTGAGTGTTTTCTGTGCTGAACTCATCCTGATCGCTGACAGACTCTATATCAGTGTTATTTAACAGCTCCGCTAATAAAGTGATGAGCTCTCTGTCCTTACAGTCGTCTGCGGTGGACTGACATTGTGAGCGGCGCAGATTGCGGTGGATCATGGCCTGTAGGGAAGTGCGCAGATCCCACAGTAACTCCCAGACGTCAGGAGAAAACTCCCATCGGATGAGCGAGAGACCCGGTAACACCACTTCTACACGATCTCCAaaatcttaataaaaaataaataaaaaatcattaccACTGCATCTAAAAAAACACAGCACAAACACGCATCCATGAATCAGCTTATATTTTAGTATTTACCATTGTCTTGTGCTTCATAGTgtagtttttatcatattttagtCAAGTTTTAATtgctagtgaaaaataaatatagggTCATTCCacgtcaaatcaaccaaatttcaaacacttccccggctcaaattttatATTTTGCTGATATAATATTAAATGGCATGGACTATTTtctagagggaggtcaaaatggcaattttcaccttaggttcagagtcaagttacaggggggtaaaaatgattCTAccttctattagtaaaatctgttagcaatctttgttgcattatgtgccaatggggaaacagcactttccAAGTTTTTCTTCaatgtttgcatgcctgtaactcaagaagtattaaagatatttgaatgcccttttaAATATTGGgaattaaaagaaaagaaaagtttattaacaactagaatctaaaatcatattgcaatatctttaatacttcttgagttataggcactcagactatggaaaaaaatatttatggcattcagacaggtatgttcaatgtAGTTGACAGAATTGACCGAAAGAAACGAGaaacatctctagttttaacattatttgttcttcaggtattcctctttaaaataaaagtattgttgttgttttttttttactgacccacatttggtttttgaccactgaaaatgtgtatatgacttttttatggctcctggagccatattgaggTTCCattatctctggaaccaaatctcatagggcattaaaaataaagttgccaAAAGGAACGGttattaagacccaatatctaaaagggcattcaaatatctttaataattcttgagttacagacatgcaaactttggagaaaaacttgaaaagtgctgtttccccatttttgaatggtcaccattggcacataatgcaacaaagattgctaaagtcaacagattttactaatagagctactaatctctgtgtaaaaataagataatgatgctgccatctttctgaagtcatttttacctccgtcacttgactctgaatctcaggtgaaaattgccattttgacctccttCTACAAAATGGTGCaatactcagtaaatattcatccatgacatttaatattttggctttcatcactatacatgtctatctttcttcagaataaattttagcaaaatcaaaaatttgagccagggacccTACACTAAAATGtgcttaatttaaataaatgtatttcatgctaagtattctacaaatatatttacatattatgtacttaataaaaatacccagcaattgtacttttagtatacttaaCTGGTATAATTAAAGTCTGCTGAATTGGAACAACTATTTTTGTACTTGATGCATTTTAAATGCGCAAAAGTCCAACTAAAGTGTTTGTCAGTGTTTTCAGATGTAAGTTTGTATGTGAATGGTTGCCAGGCTGGGAAGATAAACTAAACACAGGGCAGAGAATGTGTCATTTTAAAGAGAGAAGCTCTGATTGGGAGTTTTAAACActtgatatctggcaaccacTACCATAAACTACtctaatgaaaatgaaataaatgtattttaaatacattttagtatttatGCTAAgcatactacaaatacatttacatataacagtatgtacttaataaaaatatcatgcaattgtaTTTTTAGCATACTAAACTGGTATaattaaagtctgctaaattagaACTAATTTTTCTAATACTTAATGCTCTTTAAATGTGCTGAAATCCAACTAAGGATATACTTAAAGCATATCTGAATgtgcaaaagttgaacttttgcaagtatactttaaatagtttgcatttaaggcaagacactgcaggtgaatagggcaaatactaaaatactaaaatgcatttaaaatacatttcattctaagtatactacaaatacatttacatattatatacttaataaaaatatcatgcaattgtacttttgagtttgtttggtttttgttttttctctacATTTTAGTTTTTGAAAGTTGATATAGTCAGTTAGTGTTTAATGATTTCAGTGTCGTCTTGTCTTAGTCATGCAAAAAAAAGGTACACAATGAAGACAATGAAAACTAGTATAAAGAGATGTGTGGCATTACCTCTCTCGCTGAGGTCACAGTCGGTGAGGAGCAGCAGCGCCAGCGGATGAACCACCGAAGAGTCTCTAATGAAGACTTGACCGTTTGATTTGACCGCAGAGAAGAAGGTGAGCCAGCGACTCGACACATTCGGATTTCCCCTGAATCACACAAAACACACGACTTCAGATCAACTCAACAAACACTTCATGATTCAACAGATGACAATGACACACATTCAGAAGACAGTCAAAGTGTAAGTTTAAATAGCTTTCTAAAGCCAACTTTATAACAGAAAAGGAAGattctgtattttaaatcaacaAGTGATTaattattttgaatttgtttttaattttttaattttagtgttttGTCTAAATTGTCTTTAAtttatgtctattttttttttttttttagtttaagatTTAGTTATTTGGTaagactttacaataaggttcattagttaaacattaatgTCTGAACTAACCTCACTCTGCATTAATttatgttaacaagattttaataatgcattagtaaatgttgaaattaacattaacaaggattaataaatgctgtataagtgcagttcataattagttcatgttaactaatacattaactaatcaACCTTACGGTAAAGCGTTACCAGTTATTTTAGGACATCATAAAACGAAATAAAAATTAGAACTGTTgcattggcaactagctgaaataaaatgagctctgtttttttatttatattatttgtgtTTTTGGTTTCTGTTGTGCATCATATAT of Garra rufa chromosome 10, GarRuf1.0, whole genome shotgun sequence contains these proteins:
- the LOC141343546 gene encoding uncharacterized protein — translated: MKEENLEKSTGTSGIYFRLKSKQIMGGKNSFTCPHCGRSFARKVRLEDHIRTHTGEKPFICSQCGKCFRQKGNLMGHMRIHSETTPFPCPHCGKTFTQKRSLKDHLRIHSGKSPYSCHQCNKSFIQKGTLKAHMRIHTGERPYACRECGMAFTQPGNLKRHESIHSEEELHQCSQCGKTFNQAVKLKNHLRSHTGERPFSCQHCTQKFFLPSHLKKHLKTHANERPYSCTFCGKSFLWLDYFKEHQKIHTGVKDHVCPECGKAFIRSGDLERHHRIHTGEKPYKCSHCERSFTQPGTLKKHERLHTGEKPYPCASCLKCFSTSKNLQIHTNKHCPNPLTKD